Part of the Longimicrobium sp. genome is shown below.
GTCGCTGGCGCTGCTGGGGCGCGACGTGGCGCGGCTGGAAGCGCAGGCGGCCGCCCTGCGCGAGCGCGGCTGCGACGCCGCCGCGTTCGCGTGCGACGTGGCCGACGAGGCGGCTGTGGAGCGCGCCTTCGCCGCCAGCCGCGAGCGCTTCGGCGACGCGCACGTGCTGGTGAACAACGCGGGGCAGGCGGAGAGCGCGCCGTTTGCCGAGACGTCGCGCGAGCTGTGGGAGCGCATGCTGGCGGTGAACCTGACCGGCACGTATCTCTGTACCCGCCAGGCGCTCCCGGCCATGCTCGCCGCGAAGTCCGGCCGCATCGTGAACATCGCGTCGACGGCGGGGCTGCGCGGATATCCGAAGACGGCGGCGTACTGCGCGGCCAAGCACGGCGTCGTCGGCCTCACCCGCGCCTTGGCGCTGGAGACAGCGAAGTCCGGCATCACCGTGAACGCCGTCTGCCCCGGCTACACCGACACGGAGATGGCGCAGCGCGCGGTGGACGGCATCGCGTCGGCGCTCGGGAAGACGCAGGACGAAGCGCGGGCGATGATCGTGCGCGTGAACCCGCTCGGCCGCCTGATCGCGCCGGAGGAGGTCGCCGCCACCGTCGCCTGGCTCTGCTCGCCCGAGGCGGCGGCGGTCACCGGGCAGTCCATCGCCGTCGCCGGCGGCGAGGTGATGTAGATGGAACAAAATCGGAAGGAAGTGCTGGTGCGTCCGACGCGGATCGCGTGCGGACGCGGCGATAGATCCTTCGGCCTGCAAGCTGTTGCGCGGACGCTGATTACGGTCTGGCCGGCCTCAGGATGACGTCAGCCGAGTTCCGGTGTGAATCGTCGAAGAGCGGCCGCGCGTTCGTCGGCCAGGACACTGGATGCCGGACCCGCAGTCTCGCAGGGACTTTGTGCTGTTGTTGCCGCGAATTCATTCGCCCAGCCCAATCCACCGGGCGCGGACGAATCTCCCGAATCACCCTGATCTCAACCGCATGACGACGAAGCTGCTCGCCGCCGATCTCCATCCCACCTCCTTCCACTGGCGCGTGGAGGGGCCGGTGGCCGTGGTCACGCTCAGCCGGCCGGAGCGCAAAAACCCGCTCACCTTCGAGAGCTACGCCGAGCTGCGCGACACCTTCCGCCAGCTCTCCTTCGCCACCGACGTGAAGGTGGTGGTCATCACCGGAGAGGGCGGCAACTTCTGCTCGGGCGGCGACGTGCACGAGATCATCGGGCCGCTAGTGAAGATGAAGGAGGAGGGGCGGATGGACGACCTCCTGGCCTTCACACGCATGACCGGCGACCTGGTGAAGGCCATCCGCGGCTGCCCGCAACCCGTCATCGCCGCGATCGACGGCGTGTGCGTGGGCGCCGGCGCCATCCTGGCGATGTCGAGCGACCTGCGGCTGGGCACGGCGCGCAGCAAGGTGGCGTTCCTGTTCACGAAGGTCGGCCTCTCCGGCGCCGACATGGGCGCGTGCGCCATGCTGCCGCGCATCGTTGGGCAGGGGCGCGCCAGCGAGCTGCTGTACACGGGCCGCTCGATGGGCGGCGAGGAGGCCGAGCGCTGGGGCTTCTACAACCGCCTGATCGAGCCCGACGCATTGCAGGACGAGGCGATGGCGCTCGCGCGCGACCTCTGCGCCGGCCCCACCTTCGCGCACGGGATGACGAAGCGCTGCCTGCACCAGGAG
Proteins encoded:
- a CDS encoding SDR family NAD(P)-dependent oxidoreductase produces the protein MRGWRRDATIFQSQPAQQASHFSSRGFTRPDEYRRAHLCRVREAALTESRYLAGHHAVVTGGGHGIGGAVAEALATLGASLALLGRDVARLEAQAAALRERGCDAAAFACDVADEAAVERAFAASRERFGDAHVLVNNAGQAESAPFAETSRELWERMLAVNLTGTYLCTRQALPAMLAAKSGRIVNIASTAGLRGYPKTAAYCAAKHGVVGLTRALALETAKSGITVNAVCPGYTDTEMAQRAVDGIASALGKTQDEARAMIVRVNPLGRLIAPEEVAATVAWLCSPEAAAVTGQSIAVAGGEVM
- a CDS encoding enoyl-CoA hydratase family protein; translation: MTTKLLAADLHPTSFHWRVEGPVAVVTLSRPERKNPLTFESYAELRDTFRQLSFATDVKVVVITGEGGNFCSGGDVHEIIGPLVKMKEEGRMDDLLAFTRMTGDLVKAIRGCPQPVIAAIDGVCVGAGAILAMSSDLRLGTARSKVAFLFTKVGLSGADMGACAMLPRIVGQGRASELLYTGRSMGGEEAERWGFYNRLIEPDALQDEAMALARDLCAGPTFAHGMTKRCLHQEWAMGVDEAIEAEAQAQAICMQTEDFARAFRAFAAKEKPVFQGN